The following coding sequences lie in one bacterium genomic window:
- the secY gene encoding preprotein translocase subunit SecY: MFRIPELKRRILFTAMILLVYRLGGHVPTPGINRATLKQFFADQAGLLGLYDMFSGGGLSNATIFALGIMPYISASIIFQLLQAVVPYFEKLAKEGEQGRKKINEMTRYATVVLALIQSFGMAAGLEQMSGVVTNPGFAFKIMTAITLTAGTVFVMWLGEQITERGIGNGISLIIFIGIVARYPTDLLNTFQQLRSGEMHIIKGLFVAIFMLFVIAGIIAITQGQRKIPVQYAKKIVGRRVYGGANTHIPLKVNTAGVIPIIFAQSIIMFPATLGNMFPNSEFLMGLSRAFSPPHPIYVVVYSALIILFAYFYTAVILNPVDLADNMKKNSGFIPGVRPGKKTAEYIDRVLTRVTLPGAVFLALIAVLPDLMIKLLNVPFYFGGTGLLIVVGVALDTLQQIESHLVMRHYDGFMTKGRLRARR, from the coding sequence ATGTTCAGGATCCCGGAGCTGAAGCGCCGGATCCTGTTCACGGCCATGATTCTGCTCGTGTACCGGCTGGGCGGTCACGTCCCGACGCCGGGCATCAATCGTGCGACCCTCAAGCAGTTCTTCGCCGACCAGGCCGGCCTGCTGGGTCTCTATGACATGTTCTCGGGCGGCGGCCTCAGCAACGCGACGATCTTCGCCCTGGGCATCATGCCCTACATCAGCGCCTCGATCATTTTCCAGCTTCTCCAGGCGGTCGTACCGTACTTCGAGAAGCTGGCCAAGGAAGGCGAACAGGGCCGCAAGAAGATCAATGAGATGACCCGCTATGCCACGGTCGTGCTGGCGTTGATCCAGTCGTTCGGCATGGCGGCCGGCCTCGAGCAGATGTCCGGCGTCGTGACCAACCCGGGCTTCGCCTTCAAGATCATGACGGCGATCACGCTGACTGCAGGTACCGTCTTCGTGATGTGGCTCGGCGAGCAGATCACCGAGCGCGGCATCGGCAACGGCATCTCGCTGATCATCTTCATCGGCATCGTGGCTCGCTACCCGACCGACCTGCTGAACACGTTCCAGCAGTTGCGCAGCGGCGAGATGCACATCATCAAGGGGCTGTTCGTCGCGATCTTCATGCTCTTCGTGATCGCCGGCATCATCGCGATCACCCAGGGACAACGAAAGATCCCGGTGCAGTACGCCAAGAAGATCGTCGGACGCCGGGTCTACGGCGGGGCCAACACCCACATCCCGCTGAAGGTCAACACCGCCGGCGTGATCCCGATCATCTTCGCCCAGTCGATCATCATGTTCCCCGCCACGCTGGGCAACATGTTCCCGAACAGCGAGTTCCTGATGGGGTTGAGCCGGGCTTTCAGCCCGCCGCACCCGATCTACGTGGTCGTCTATTCGGCCCTGATCATCCTGTTCGCCTACTTCTACACCGCTGTGATCCTCAACCCCGTCGACCTCGCGGACAACATGAAGAAGAACAGCGGCTTCATCCCCGGCGTGCGACCGGGTAAGAAGACTGCCGAGTACATCGACCGTGTCCTGACCCGCGTGACGCTGCCGGGCGCCGTGTTCCTGGCGCTCATCGCGGTACTGCCCGACCTGATGATCAAGCTGCTGAACGTGCCGTTCTACTTCGGCGGCACCGGCCTTTTGATCGTGGTCGGCGTGGCCCTGGACACGTTGCAGCAGATCGAGTCGCATCTGGTCATGCGCCACTACGACGGCTTCATGACGAAGGGCCGCCTGCGGGCGCGGAGGTAG
- the rplO gene encoding 50S ribosomal protein L15, translating to MLKLNTLGAPKGANRDRKRRGRGPGSGQGKTGGRGHKGQKARSGGGHAAWFEGGQMPLNRRLPKRGFTNIFKKSFQLVNLDDLNELFESGAKIDAEALALAGLVKYVDRPIKLLARGKVEKSLQIEVSKASEAAVAAVQAAGGSVTVKA from the coding sequence ATGCTCAAGCTGAACACCCTCGGCGCGCCGAAAGGTGCGAACCGCGACCGGAAGCGGCGCGGGCGCGGCCCCGGCTCCGGCCAGGGCAAGACCGGCGGGCGCGGCCACAAGGGCCAGAAGGCCCGTTCGGGCGGCGGACACGCGGCCTGGTTCGAAGGCGGCCAGATGCCCCTGAACCGTCGGCTGCCGAAGCGCGGTTTCACGAATATTTTCAAGAAGAGCTTCCAGCTCGTGAACCTGGACGACTTGAACGAGCTCTTCGAGTCGGGTGCGAAGATCGACGCCGAGGCCCTGGCCCTGGCGGGATTGGTCAAGTACGTCGATCGCCCGATCAAGCTGCTCGCGCGCGGCAAGGTCGAGAAGTCGCTGCAGATCGAGGTCTCGAAGGCCAGCGAAGCCGCGGTAGCGGCTGTGCAGGCCGCCGGCGGCTCGGTCACCGTGAAGGCGTAA
- the rpmD gene encoding 50S ribosomal protein L30, producing the protein MTQARIKITQVRSIIGRPEKHRRIIEALGIRRNQSSVVHNDTPQIRGMAFKVRHLVTVEEVK; encoded by the coding sequence ATGACCCAGGCCAGGATCAAGATTACCCAGGTGCGCAGCATCATCGGGCGCCCCGAGAAGCACCGGCGGATCATCGAGGCGCTCGGCATCAGGCGCAACCAGTCGTCGGTGGTCCATAACGATACTCCGCAGATCCGGGGCATGGCGTTCAAGGTGCGCCACCTCGTGACCGTGGAAGAGGTGAAGTAG
- the rpsE gene encoding 30S ribosomal protein S5, protein MAGFDNQSSGEAPRSGRGGPSGPGGGGRGGPGGPGGPGRGGPGGGGRGGFGGPGGPGGRGGPGGPGGPGGRGRDGGPGDGRGPRPGGGREGDSGSDMHENVISINRVAKVVKGGRRFSFAAIVAVGDGKGKVGVAMGKANEIADAIRKGGEGARANQITVSIQKETIAYEVIGRFGASRVLLKPASPGTGVIAAGGVRAILEAAGVKNILTKQLGSRNPNNVVKATMDGLKQLRTVEEFAAKRGLTVPEVLGFERRTAASGNGPKEG, encoded by the coding sequence ATGGCGGGATTCGACAATCAGAGCAGCGGTGAGGCCCCGCGCAGCGGACGCGGTGGTCCGAGCGGACCCGGTGGCGGCGGTCGTGGTGGCCCCGGTGGCCCCGGTGGTCCCGGTCGTGGTGGCCCCGGCGGCGGTGGCCGTGGCGGCTTCGGCGGTCCTGGCGGCCCCGGCGGTCGTGGTGGCCCCGGTGGTCCCGGTGGCCCCGGCGGTCGCGGTCGTGACGGCGGTCCGGGTGACGGCCGCGGGCCGCGCCCGGGCGGCGGTCGCGAAGGCGACTCCGGTTCGGACATGCATGAGAACGTGATCAGCATCAACCGCGTGGCCAAGGTGGTCAAGGGCGGCCGTCGGTTCAGCTTTGCCGCGATCGTCGCCGTGGGCGACGGCAAGGGCAAGGTCGGCGTCGCCATGGGCAAGGCCAACGAAATCGCCGACGCCATCCGCAAGGGTGGCGAGGGTGCCCGCGCCAACCAGATCACGGTGTCGATCCAGAAGGAGACGATCGCCTACGAGGTGATCGGTCGCTTCGGCGCCAGCCGCGTGCTCCTGAAGCCCGCCTCGCCGGGTACCGGCGTCATCGCCGCCGGCGGCGTGCGCGCCATCCTGGAAGCCGCGGGCGTCAAGAACATCCTGACGAAGCAGCTCGGATCGCGGAATCCGAACAACGTGGTCAAGGCCACGATGGACGGCCTCAAGCAGCTGCGCACGGTCGAGGAATTCGCCGCCAAGCGCGGGCTGACCGTGCCCGAGGTGCTCGGCTTCGAGCGCCGGACCGCAGCGTCCGGCAACGGCCCGAAGGAGGGCTAA
- a CDS encoding 50S ribosomal protein L18 gives MSSTSKKRRDIRAKRKISIRKKLSGSAERPRVSILRSHKNIYAQVIDDTVGHTLVACDGKKAAVATVPEDVKGNKCAIAYSVGRALAEMAKAKGIDRVVFDRSGYLYHGRVAALARGLRDGGLEV, from the coding sequence ATGAGCAGCACGAGCAAGAAGCGGCGTGACATCCGGGCGAAGCGGAAGATCAGTATCCGCAAGAAGCTGTCCGGCAGCGCCGAGCGGCCGCGGGTGTCGATCCTCCGCAGCCACAAGAACATCTATGCCCAGGTGATCGACGACACGGTCGGCCACACGCTGGTGGCTTGCGACGGCAAGAAGGCCGCCGTGGCGACCGTGCCCGAGGACGTCAAGGGTAACAAGTGCGCGATTGCGTACAGCGTGGGCCGCGCGCTGGCCGAGATGGCCAAGGCCAAGGGCATCGACCGCGTGGTCTTCGACCGCAGCGGATATCTGTACCACGGTCGGGTGGCCGCCCTGGCCCGCGGGCTCAGGGACGGCGGCCTCGAGGTCTAG
- the rplF gene encoding 50S ribosomal protein L6 — MSRIGKNPITLPAGVTVSIEGTTSVVKGPKGEHRQHIPAGLGFEHKDGKLIITRPDDSKTMRARHGLVRALIANQVTGVTDGFKKSLEIVGVGYRAAVKGQALDLQLQFSHPLEYPIPADIKITCPDQTHIEVSGMDKQRVGQVASEIRAFRKPEPYKGKGIRYAGEDIIRKAGKAAGK, encoded by the coding sequence ATGTCGCGCATTGGCAAGAACCCGATCACGCTGCCGGCGGGTGTGACGGTGAGCATCGAGGGCACGACCTCGGTGGTCAAGGGACCGAAGGGCGAGCATCGGCAGCACATTCCTGCCGGCCTCGGCTTCGAGCATAAGGACGGCAAGCTGATCATCACGCGGCCGGACGACTCGAAGACCATGCGGGCCCGCCACGGCCTGGTGCGCGCCCTGATCGCGAACCAGGTGACGGGTGTCACCGACGGCTTCAAGAAGTCGCTCGAGATCGTGGGTGTCGGCTATCGCGCCGCGGTCAAGGGGCAGGCGCTGGATCTGCAGTTGCAGTTCAGCCACCCGTTGGAGTACCCGATTCCGGCCGACATCAAGATCACCTGCCCTGACCAGACGCACATCGAAGTGTCGGGCATGGACAAGCAGAGGGTCGGCCAGGTTGCCTCCGAGATCCGCGCGTTCCGTAAGCCTGAGCCCTACAAGGGCAAGGGTATCCGGTACGCCGGCGAGGACATCATCCGCAAGGCCGGCAAGGCTGCGGGCAAGTAG
- the rpsH gene encoding 30S ribosomal protein S8: MSMTDPIADMLTRIRNATQAGHRRVEIPASNQKKAVADLLVKQGYVEKYEVLEDSAQGTLRLFLKYQLREGQRIGVIEGIRRVSRPGRRIFAGKDAIPKVCGGYGISILSTNQGILTGHQCRMRGIGGEVLCEIW; the protein is encoded by the coding sequence ATGAGCATGACCGATCCCATCGCGGATATGTTGACCCGGATCCGGAACGCCACGCAGGCGGGCCATCGTCGGGTTGAGATTCCGGCCTCGAACCAGAAGAAGGCTGTGGCCGACCTTCTGGTGAAGCAGGGTTACGTGGAGAAGTACGAGGTGCTGGAAGACAGCGCCCAGGGCACGTTGCGCCTCTTCCTGAAGTACCAGCTTCGGGAAGGACAGCGCATCGGCGTGATCGAGGGCATCCGGCGCGTGAGCCGCCCGGGACGCCGCATCTTCGCCGGCAAGGACGCCATCCCGAAGGTGTGTGGCGGCTACGGCATCTCGATCCTGTCGACGAACCAGGGGATCCTGACGGGGCACCAGTGCCGGATGCGTGGCATCGGCGGCGAAGTGCTCTGCGAGATCTGGTAG
- a CDS encoding type Z 30S ribosomal protein S14: MAKKSLIAKSQRTPKFKVRAYNRCRRCGRPRAFIRRFGLCRLCFRQLALNGDIPGIVKASW; the protein is encoded by the coding sequence TTGGCCAAGAAATCGCTGATCGCCAAGTCACAGCGCACGCCCAAGTTCAAGGTGCGGGCCTACAATCGCTGCCGCCGCTGCGGACGGCCGCGGGCCTTCATCCGGCGCTTCGGCCTTTGCCGACTGTGCTTCCGGCAACTCGCGTTGAACGGTGACATCCCGGGAATCGTCAAGGCTAGCTGGTAA
- the rplE gene encoding 50S ribosomal protein L5, with protein sequence MAAAAKPNLRVKYESSVAPALQEKFEYSSTMQIPRPVKVVINMGLGRAPNNPKLLDAACADLEAITGQKAVKTQARQSVSNFKIRQGMQIGACVTLRDRRMWEFLDRFVNVSLPRIRDFRGLPARLSGSGDYTLGLKDQLIFPEIEYDKVDEARGMNVTIVTTATNDEEGRELLRLLGMPFRR encoded by the coding sequence ATGGCTGCTGCAGCGAAACCCAACCTCAGGGTCAAGTACGAGTCGAGCGTCGCGCCGGCTCTGCAGGAGAAATTCGAGTACTCGAGCACCATGCAGATCCCGCGCCCGGTCAAGGTCGTGATCAACATGGGGCTGGGCCGCGCGCCCAACAATCCCAAGCTGCTGGACGCCGCCTGCGCCGACCTCGAGGCCATCACCGGCCAGAAGGCCGTCAAGACGCAGGCCCGCCAGTCGGTGTCGAACTTCAAGATCCGGCAGGGCATGCAGATCGGCGCCTGTGTGACGCTGCGCGACCGCCGGATGTGGGAGTTCCTGGATCGCTTCGTCAACGTGTCGTTGCCGCGCATCCGCGACTTCCGCGGACTGCCCGCCCGGTTGAGCGGTTCGGGCGACTACACGCTGGGCCTCAAGGACCAGCTGATCTTTCCGGAGATCGAGTACGACAAGGTCGACGAGGCGCGCGGGATGAACGTGACGATCGTGACCACCGCCACCAACGACGAAGAGGGCCGTGAGCTGCTGCGTCTGCTGGGCATGCCCTTCCGACGCTAA